Proteins from one Fusobacterium periodonticum 1_1_41FAA genomic window:
- the hisS gene encoding histidine--tRNA ligase, whose protein sequence is MELIRKPKGTKDIIGEDAVKYIYISNVTQEMFENYGYKFAKTPIFEETDLFKRGIGEATDVVEKEMYTFKDKGDRSITLRPENTASMVRCYLENSIYAKEDVSRFYYNGSMFRYERPQAGRQREFNQIGVEVFGEKSPILDAEVIAMGYNFLTKLGITDLEVKINSVGSKGSRTIYREKLVEHFQSHLDDMCEDCKDRINRNPLRLLDCKVDGDKDFYKSAPSIIDYLFEDERKHYEEVKKYLTIFGVKFTEDPTLVRGLDYYSSTVFEIVTNKLGSQGTVLGGGRYDNLLKELGDKDIPAFGFAAGVERVMMLVEDYPKDVPDVYIAWLGDDTIETAMKIAETLRKNNAKVYVDYSSKGMKSHMKKADKLETKYCIILGEDELNKGIVLLKDFSTREQKEVKIEEIINHIK, encoded by the coding sequence ATGGAATTAATAAGAAAACCTAAAGGAACAAAAGATATAATTGGTGAAGATGCAGTAAAATATATATATATATCTAACGTAACTCAAGAAATGTTTGAAAACTATGGATATAAATTTGCTAAAACTCCAATTTTTGAAGAAACTGATCTATTTAAAAGAGGTATAGGGGAAGCAACAGATGTTGTTGAAAAAGAAATGTATACTTTTAAAGACAAAGGAGATAGATCTATAACTTTAAGACCTGAAAACACTGCATCAATGGTTAGATGTTATCTTGAAAACTCTATCTACGCTAAAGAAGATGTTAGTAGATTCTACTATAATGGTTCTATGTTTAGATATGAAAGACCTCAAGCTGGTAGACAAAGAGAATTCAATCAAATAGGAGTAGAAGTTTTTGGTGAAAAATCTCCTATACTAGATGCTGAAGTTATTGCTATGGGATATAATTTCCTCACTAAATTGGGTATAACTGATTTAGAAGTTAAAATAAATTCAGTAGGTTCGAAAGGTTCTCGTACTATTTACAGAGAAAAATTAGTTGAACACTTTCAATCTCACTTAGATGATATGTGTGAAGATTGTAAAGATAGAATAAATAGAAATCCTTTAAGACTTTTAGATTGTAAAGTTGATGGAGATAAAGATTTCTATAAATCTGCACCAAGCATAATAGACTATCTTTTTGAAGATGAAAGAAAGCACTATGAAGAAGTTAAAAAATACTTAACTATATTTGGAGTGAAATTTACAGAAGACCCAACTCTTGTTAGAGGACTTGACTATTATTCAAGTACAGTTTTTGAAATTGTAACTAATAAACTTGGTTCTCAAGGAACTGTTCTTGGTGGGGGAAGATATGATAATCTACTAAAAGAATTAGGCGACAAAGATATCCCAGCTTTTGGTTTTGCTGCTGGAGTTGAAAGAGTTATGATGCTTGTTGAAGATTATCCTAAAGATGTTCCTGATGTATATATTGCTTGGTTAGGTGATGATACAATTGAAACTGCTATGAAAATTGCAGAAACATTGAGAAAAAATAATGCTAAAGTCTATGTAGATTATTCTTCTAAAGGAATGAAATCTCATATGAAAAAAGCTGATAAATTAGAAACTAAATACTGTATTATTCTTGGAGAAGACGAACTTAATAAAGGTATAGTTTTATTAAAAGATTTTTCTACAAGAGAACAAAAAGAAGTAAAAATTGAAGAAATTATAAATCATATTAAATAG
- the aspS gene encoding aspartate--tRNA ligase, whose protein sequence is MIYRTHNLAELRVKNIGETVTLSGWVDTKRNVSTSLTFIDLRDREGKTQIVFNNELLSEKVLEEVQKLKSESVIRVVGEVKERSNKNPNIPTGDIEVFAKEIEILNACDTLPFQISGIDDNLSENMRLTYRYLDIRRSKMINNLKMRHRMIMSIRNYMDQAGFLDVDTPILTKSTPEGARDFLVPSRTNPGTFYALPQSPQLFKQLLMIGGVEKYFQIAKCFRDEDLRADRQPEFTQLDIEMSFVEKEDVMNEIEGLAKYVFKNVTGEEANYTFQRMPYAEAMDRFGSDKPDLRFAVELKDLSDIVKNSSFNAFSSTVQNGGLVKAIVAPSANEKFSRKIISEYEEYVKTYFGAKGLAYIKLGADGISSPIAKFLTEDEMKAIIEKTEAKTGDLIFIVADKKKVVAAALGALRLRIGKDLDLINKDDFKFLWVVDFPMFDYDEEEQRYKAEHHPFTSIKAEDLDKFLAGQTEDIRTNTYDLVLNGSEIGGGSIRIFNPQIQSMVFDRLGLSQEEAKAKFGFFIDAFKYGAPPHGGLAFGIDRWLMVMLKEESIRDVIPFPKTNKGQCLMTEAPNTVDDKQLEELFIKSTFEK, encoded by the coding sequence ATGATATACAGAACACATAATTTGGCTGAATTAAGAGTAAAAAATATTGGAGAAACTGTAACCTTATCTGGTTGGGTGGATACTAAAAGAAATGTTAGTACTAGTCTTACTTTTATTGACTTAAGAGACAGAGAAGGGAAAACTCAAATAGTTTTCAACAATGAACTTTTATCTGAAAAGGTTTTAGAAGAAGTACAAAAATTAAAATCCGAATCTGTAATAAGAGTTGTCGGTGAAGTAAAGGAAAGATCTAATAAAAACCCTAATATCCCAACAGGTGATATTGAAGTATTTGCAAAAGAAATAGAAATTTTAAATGCTTGTGATACTTTACCTTTCCAAATTTCTGGTATAGATGACAATTTAAGTGAAAATATGAGACTTACATATAGATATCTTGATATCAGAAGAAGCAAAATGATAAATAACTTAAAAATGCGTCATAGAATGATAATGTCTATTAGAAACTATATGGATCAAGCTGGTTTCCTAGATGTTGATACTCCAATACTTACTAAATCTACTCCTGAAGGTGCAAGAGACTTCTTAGTACCTAGTAGAACAAATCCTGGTACATTCTATGCTTTACCTCAATCTCCACAACTTTTTAAACAACTTTTAATGATAGGTGGAGTTGAAAAATATTTCCAAATTGCTAAATGTTTTAGAGATGAAGACTTAAGAGCAGACAGACAACCTGAATTTACACAACTTGATATTGAAATGTCTTTTGTGGAAAAAGAAGATGTTATGAATGAAATAGAAGGTCTAGCAAAATATGTATTTAAAAATGTAACTGGTGAAGAAGCTAATTATACTTTCCAAAGAATGCCTTATGCTGAAGCTATGGATAGATTCGGTTCTGATAAACCTGATTTAAGATTTGCAGTTGAATTAAAAGATTTATCTGATATTGTTAAAAATTCATCTTTCAATGCTTTTAGCTCTACTGTTCAAAATGGTGGACTTGTTAAAGCTATTGTTGCTCCTTCTGCAAATGAAAAATTCTCAAGAAAAATTATTTCTGAATATGAAGAATATGTAAAGACATATTTTGGTGCAAAAGGATTAGCATATATAAAATTAGGAGCTGATGGAATCAGTTCTCCTATAGCTAAATTTTTAACTGAAGATGAAATGAAAGCAATAATTGAAAAAACTGAAGCTAAAACGGGAGATCTAATCTTTATTGTTGCTGATAAGAAAAAAGTTGTTGCTGCAGCTCTAGGTGCATTGAGATTAAGAATAGGTAAGGACTTAGATTTAATAAATAAAGATGACTTCAAATTCTTATGGGTTGTTGACTTCCCAATGTTTGATTATGATGAAGAAGAACAAAGATATAAGGCAGAACATCACCCATTTACTTCTATAAAAGCTGAAGATTTAGATAAATTCTTAGCAGGGCAAACAGAAGATATTAGAACTAATACTTATGACTTAGTTTTAAATGGTTCTGAAATAGGTGGAGGTTCTATAAGAATATTTAATCCACAAATTCAATCTATGGTATTTGATCGATTAGGACTTTCTCAAGAAGAAGCAAAAGCTAAATTTGGTTTCTTCATTGATGCCTTTAAATATGGTGCACCTCCTCATGGTGGTCTAGCATTTGGTATAGATAGATGGCTTATGGTTATGTTAAAAGAAGAATCTATAAGAGATGTTATTCCTTTCCCTAAAACAAATAAAGGACAATGTCTAATGACTGAAGCACCTAATACTGTTGATGACAAACAATTAGAAGAACTATTTATAAAATCTACTTTTGAAAAATAA
- a CDS encoding ADP-ribosylglycohydrolase family protein, with product MIGAMIGDIIGSVYEFKDNVEDKNFKLFVSYAMTTDDSIMTLAVGQALVNTYEEKETVKIQEELVKQLQKFGREYPYGGYGLRFKKWLKEDNPQPYNSYGNGSGMRVSSVAWLYDNLDDVNKYAEITASVSHNHPEGIKGACAIASAIYLARKKKTKDEIKKYIEDKFGYNFEPISSVRKWHTFDETCQVTVPIAIQAFLEGKDFEDVLRTAIYAGGDSDTIACMACSIAETYYEIPDKFIEFCYPKISPSMKIALKNILLLVKKQNRLNNNLEKVLNLLKKENV from the coding sequence ATGATAGGAGCAATGATTGGGGATATTATAGGTAGTGTCTATGAATTTAAAGATAATGTTGAAGATAAAAATTTTAAATTATTTGTATCTTATGCTATGACTACTGATGATAGTATTATGACACTTGCTGTTGGGCAAGCTTTGGTAAATACTTATGAAGAAAAGGAGACTGTAAAAATTCAAGAAGAGTTAGTAAAACAATTACAAAAATTTGGAAGAGAATATCCCTATGGTGGTTATGGTTTAAGATTTAAAAAATGGTTAAAAGAAGATAATCCACAACCATATAATAGCTATGGAAATGGCTCAGGAATGAGAGTTTCTTCAGTTGCTTGGTTATATGATAATCTTGACGATGTAAATAAATATGCTGAGATTACAGCTTCTGTATCACATAATCACCCTGAAGGAATAAAGGGAGCTTGTGCTATAGCTTCTGCAATATATTTAGCAAGAAAAAAGAAAACTAAGGATGAAATAAAAAAATATATAGAAGATAAATTTGGATATAATTTTGAGCCTATTTCTTCAGTTAGAAAATGGCATACTTTTGATGAAACTTGTCAGGTTACAGTTCCAATAGCTATACAAGCATTTTTAGAAGGAAAAGATTTTGAAGATGTTTTAAGAACAGCTATATATGCAGGTGGAGATAGTGACACTATAGCTTGTATGGCTTGTAGCATAGCTGAAACATATTATGAAATTCCTGATAAGTTCATAGAGTTTTGTTATCCTAAAATAAGCCCAAGTATGAAAATAGCTTTAAAAAATATCTTATTATTAGTGAAAAAACAAAATAGATTAAATAATAATTTAGAAAAAGTTTTAAATCTTTTAAAAAAAGAAAATGTATAA